From the Candidatus Amarolinea dominans genome, one window contains:
- a CDS encoding AbrB/MazE/SpoVT family DNA-binding domain-containing protein: protein MMTSITKRWQTVIPAPIRKRHAIREGDYLVWLDDGETIKVIPVPADPVTLRQSC from the coding sequence ATGATGACATCTATCACCAAACGTTGGCAAACCGTTATCCCTGCGCCAATTCGTAAACGTCATGCGATCCGCGAAGGGGATTACCTGGTATGGCTGGATGACGGCGAGACGATCAAGGTGATCCCCGTTCCGGCCGATCCTGTTACACTTCGGCAGTCTTGCTGA
- a CDS encoding metallophosphoesterase: MSDTDKITWIIGDIHGMYDPLAALVSHLDNERLAKFVFVGDYIDHGPSSKEVLDLVMGLGDRAIPLMGNHEHLLLQTLYDARHREHFGKRIWLENGAQSTITSFGCKSFEEFEAKIDEKYTGFLRGLKLFHVEPLLSGEANLNVLITHAGVMLRVSLAEQLAANNYADFNQLITKERIWIEDSSVWIREDFFGGNPDHWKGHLIIHGHTPTHLLNHFAKDFPIDAERHFLFLRKHPKNETVVSIGLDTGAAFGNRLTALGVAQDQLRGDTLPKLTLYVAQLDIKRGYYRQQPITLSTLTVPCNVA; encoded by the coding sequence ATGTCAGACACAGACAAGATCACCTGGATCATCGGCGACATTCACGGCATGTATGACCCTTTAGCCGCGCTGGTGAGCCACTTGGATAACGAACGACTCGCTAAATTTGTGTTCGTCGGTGACTACATTGATCACGGGCCATCCTCCAAAGAGGTCTTGGACCTGGTCATGGGGCTGGGAGACCGCGCCATTCCACTGATGGGTAATCATGAGCACTTGCTGCTGCAAACACTCTATGATGCACGCCATCGGGAACACTTCGGCAAGCGAATCTGGCTGGAGAATGGCGCCCAAAGCACGATAACCTCGTTTGGCTGCAAGAGTTTTGAAGAATTCGAGGCCAAGATTGATGAAAAATACACCGGGTTCTTACGCGGCCTGAAGTTGTTTCACGTCGAGCCTCTGCTCAGTGGAGAGGCCAACCTGAACGTCTTGATTACCCATGCCGGTGTGATGCTCCGCGTGTCGCTCGCGGAACAACTGGCCGCCAACAACTATGCCGATTTCAACCAACTTATCACGAAAGAGCGCATCTGGATCGAGGATTCGTCGGTCTGGATCAGAGAAGATTTCTTCGGGGGTAATCCGGACCACTGGAAAGGCCACCTCATCATCCACGGGCACACGCCGACCCACCTGCTCAACCATTTTGCCAAAGACTTTCCGATTGACGCTGAACGCCACTTCCTCTTCCTGAGAAAGCATCCCAAAAACGAAACTGTCGTCTCGATCGGACTGGACACGGGGGCAGCTTTTGGCAATCGTTTGACGGCACTGGGCGTAGCTCAGGATCAGCTTCGAGGGGACACCTTGCCCAAGCTGACCCTCTACGTGGCTCAACTCGACATCAAGCGCGGGTATTATCGCCAGCAGCCGATCACCCTGAGCACGCTGACGGTACCGTGTAACGTGGCTTGA
- a CDS encoding tail fiber protein codes for MYRPYIGQIELLPFTFAPQNWALCEGQLLQISENEALYSLIGTTFGGDGQTTFALPDLRGKEPTPDSHYCIAIYGIFPSRS; via the coding sequence ATGTACCGACCATATATTGGTCAGATCGAATTGCTGCCCTTCACCTTTGCCCCGCAAAACTGGGCGCTGTGCGAGGGCCAGCTGCTGCAGATCAGCGAAAACGAAGCCCTCTACTCGTTGATCGGAACCACCTTTGGCGGCGACGGACAGACAACCTTCGCCCTACCGGACCTGCGCGGTAAAGAGCCTACCCCCGACTCGCACTACTGCATCGCCATTTACGGCATTTTCCCATCTCGCTCGTAG
- a CDS encoding tail fiber protein, which produces MEPFLGQITLFAFDFAPLYWAPCAGQLLPVNQNPALFALLGTNFGGDGRTTFALPDLRGKKPVSSTQYCIALQGIFPSRN; this is translated from the coding sequence ATGGAACCGTTCCTCGGTCAGATCACGTTGTTCGCCTTCGACTTTGCCCCGCTCTATTGGGCGCCTTGTGCAGGTCAACTGCTGCCCGTCAACCAGAACCCGGCCTTGTTCGCGCTTCTCGGCACCAATTTTGGGGGCGATGGCCGTACGACCTTCGCCCTGCCGGATTTGCGCGGCAAAAAACCCGTGTCATCCACCCAGTATTGCATCGCCCTGCAGGGAATTTTCCCGAGCAGGAATTGA
- a CDS encoding DinB family protein has product MNTAEIATLFDYNYWANGRVLNAASRVTPAQFVAPAGLSHGSVRGALVHVLSAEVVWRLRCQEGISPPAMLLETGFPTLDSLREFWNEEEQAMRAYLAGLTDDDINGTVRYKTTKRVSHQNPLWHLLAHVVNHGTQFRGEAAVALTAYGQSPGDLDLIFFLRAMPAIPAPPA; this is encoded by the coding sequence ATGAACACGGCCGAAATTGCAACTCTGTTCGATTACAACTATTGGGCCAACGGCCGTGTGCTGAACGCGGCGTCCAGGGTGACGCCGGCGCAGTTCGTCGCGCCGGCCGGGCTGAGTCACGGCAGCGTGCGTGGCGCGCTGGTGCATGTGCTCAGCGCGGAGGTCGTCTGGCGCCTGCGCTGTCAGGAAGGCATCTCGCCGCCGGCCATGCTGCTGGAGACCGGCTTCCCAACGCTTGATTCCCTGCGCGAGTTCTGGAATGAAGAAGAACAAGCGATGCGCGCCTACCTCGCCGGGCTGACCGATGATGACATCAACGGCACAGTCCGATACAAGACGACCAAGCGGGTGTCGCATCAAAACCCGCTGTGGCACCTGCTGGCGCATGTGGTCAATCATGGCACCCAATTTCGCGGCGAGGCAGCCGTGGCGTTGACCGCCTACGGTCAATCGCCGGGCGACTTGGATTTGATCTTCTTCCTCAGGGCGATGCCGGCCATTCCCGCGCCGCCAGCCTGA
- a CDS encoding DUF2029 domain-containing protein, translating to MLDQRNDRWLTHLATGLALLALLFFALTVVRPLARLHTDGFAGYYTIGHIAVYTPEQLALAYDEAWYGPQVVLLTAPGVREVFKNQPPPGSLLLAPLVWLPYPTARLVWLLLNLGFLVVSLMLLARAVRWPARAGLWIAPLCLLYRPVYENLRQGQMYLWLLVWLCLALWALATGPARPRAYALGGVMLGLLLIFKTAVIWLWPLLALARRWQILLWGGITAAAVALLSLFYLGLAPWRAYLNQMPLLFTMPDRYATGYQTITSLFGHLFVAAPPFSPAPVAHLPALATALTLTVQMTTLVITARGQRMLGTDHAGRVLSLALLLSLAIANAPLGEGYHYTLILPALLIAAWWAWTARLPWSQWALLALAALLLSAPWPYQSPQLSAGWWALLAYPRVYGAYALWGWLLGRRAEVRDQVNSRPLPPFSSPLCGEEKGSGVEARPRITGSITNSGAADPSPALTLSSELVLRRTPPPAMSAQPQT from the coding sequence ATGCTCGATCAACGGAATGATCGCTGGCTAACACACCTTGCCACAGGTCTGGCTCTGCTGGCGCTGCTGTTCTTTGCGCTGACCGTTGTGCGGCCGCTGGCGCGATTGCATACCGACGGCTTTGCCGGGTACTACACCATCGGTCACATCGCGGTCTACACGCCAGAGCAGTTGGCGTTGGCCTATGACGAAGCCTGGTACGGACCGCAAGTGGTTCTGTTGACCGCGCCCGGCGTGCGCGAAGTATTCAAGAACCAGCCGCCGCCGGGCAGCCTGCTGCTGGCGCCGTTGGTCTGGCTGCCCTATCCCACGGCTCGACTGGTCTGGCTGCTGCTCAACCTGGGCTTCCTGGTCGTCAGCCTCATGCTGCTGGCGCGGGCCGTGCGCTGGCCGGCGCGGGCAGGCCTGTGGATTGCCCCTCTGTGCCTGTTGTATCGCCCCGTGTATGAGAATTTACGCCAGGGACAGATGTACCTCTGGCTGCTGGTTTGGCTGTGCCTGGCGCTGTGGGCGCTGGCAACCGGGCCGGCGCGGCCACGCGCCTACGCGCTGGGCGGCGTGATGTTGGGCCTGCTGTTGATTTTCAAGACGGCCGTGATCTGGCTGTGGCCGCTGCTGGCGCTGGCGCGCCGCTGGCAAATTCTGTTATGGGGAGGGATCACGGCCGCGGCCGTGGCATTGCTCAGCCTGTTCTATCTCGGCCTTGCGCCCTGGCGTGCTTATCTAAATCAGATGCCCTTGCTCTTCACGATGCCCGATCGCTACGCCACCGGCTATCAGACCATCACCAGTCTGTTCGGCCATCTGTTCGTCGCCGCGCCGCCCTTCAGCCCGGCGCCGGTGGCTCATCTGCCTGCGCTGGCCACGGCGCTCACACTGACGGTGCAGATGACCACGTTGGTAATCACCGCACGGGGGCAACGGATGCTGGGGACTGACCACGCCGGGCGCGTGCTGAGCCTGGCGCTGCTGCTATCCCTGGCGATCGCGAACGCACCGCTGGGCGAAGGCTATCATTACACGCTGATCCTGCCCGCGCTGCTCATCGCTGCCTGGTGGGCGTGGACGGCGCGCTTACCCTGGTCACAGTGGGCGCTCTTGGCGCTGGCCGCCCTGCTGCTCAGCGCCCCCTGGCCTTATCAATCACCACAGCTCAGCGCCGGCTGGTGGGCCTTGCTGGCCTATCCGCGGGTGTACGGAGCGTATGCGCTGTGGGGATGGCTGTTGGGGCGGAGAGCGGAGGTCAGAGATCAGGTAAACAGCCGCCCTCTTCCCCCCTTCTCCTCTCCATTGTGCGGAGAGGAGAAGGGGTCGGGGGTTGAGGCGAGGCCGCGCATCACCGGCTCGATCACAAACAGCGGCGCGGCGGATCCGTCGCCGGCGCTGACGTTGAGCAGTGAACTGGTGCTGAGGCGGACGCCGCCCCCCGCGATGTCGGCACAGCCCCAGACGTAG
- a CDS encoding Uma2 family endonuclease, with protein MTALLKFRWTPETYLAHERTAATKSEYLAGEIFAMAGASEAHNLIVTNLIACLRPQLRARGCKIYPSDMRIKISATGLYTYPDLTIVCGPARFDDKQHDVLLNPTVLCEVLSPATEAYDRGKKFEHYRRLRSLTEYLLIAQDVSHVEHYVRQPDDRWLLTEVRETQDVITLSSVGCRVALADVYEQVEIPAGRLGSWIQH; from the coding sequence ATGACGGCGTTACTCAAATTCCGTTGGACTCCAGAAACCTACCTGGCGCACGAGCGAACCGCCGCCACCAAGAGCGAGTATCTCGCGGGTGAGATTTTTGCGATGGCCGGCGCCAGTGAAGCTCACAATCTGATCGTGACGAACCTGATTGCGTGCCTGCGTCCGCAGCTGCGCGCCCGTGGCTGTAAGATATATCCGAGCGACATGCGCATCAAGATCAGCGCCACTGGTCTCTATACCTATCCCGATCTGACCATCGTTTGTGGTCCGGCTCGCTTTGATGACAAGCAGCACGATGTCTTGCTGAATCCAACCGTGCTCTGTGAGGTTCTTTCGCCGGCGACTGAAGCCTATGATCGCGGCAAGAAATTCGAGCACTATCGCCGGCTGCGCTCATTGACCGAATACCTGTTGATTGCACAGGATGTCAGCCATGTCGAGCATTACGTCCGTCAGCCGGATGATCGCTGGCTGCTCACCGAAGTGAGGGAGACGCAGGATGTCATCACCCTGTCATCAGTGGGTTGTCGCGTTGCCTTGGCTGATGTCTACGAGCAGGTTGAGATTCCCGCCGGCCGGCTTGGTAGTTGGATCCAGCACTGA
- a CDS encoding adenylosuccinate synthetase: MQQAILTVDLGFGDAGKGSIVDYLTRQHDAHTVVRYNGGAQAGHRVVTPGAAGQAHVFAQFGSGTLAGAATHLSRFMLLDPLAMMVEAQHLHELGVPDPFAHTTIDARALVITPFQRAANRLKELSRGAGRHGSCGMGIGETQADALAFGERVLRVGDLARPDVLHDKLQFLRAVNLAKAPFFSDERRADAQVAAEWDMLTAADWADWLLPTYADFAATAQIVPGGHLHAILRQPGAVIFEGAQGVLLDEWRGFHPHTTWSTTTLANADQLLGEAAYAGRVTRLGITRAYATRHGAGPLVSGDDSLTRALPDVANGFGAWQRDFRSGWLDLVMLRYARDVVGPLDALAVTCLDRLAELPAIQVCDHYRSGDAIIERLTPAPAPYDLDYQAALTQTLARCRPVLTSVTDGDALLALASAALGVPIGLVSFGPTAADKQSVRKSVRGMG, encoded by the coding sequence ATGCAGCAAGCCATTCTGACGGTGGATCTGGGCTTTGGCGATGCGGGCAAAGGCTCGATCGTAGACTACCTGACGCGGCAACACGACGCGCACACCGTGGTGCGCTACAACGGCGGCGCCCAGGCCGGCCACCGTGTGGTGACGCCAGGCGCTGCCGGCCAGGCGCACGTCTTCGCCCAGTTCGGCAGCGGCACGCTGGCCGGCGCGGCCACGCACCTGTCGCGCTTCATGCTGCTGGACCCGTTGGCGATGATGGTCGAAGCGCAGCACCTGCACGAACTGGGCGTGCCCGATCCGTTCGCTCACACCACCATCGACGCGCGCGCCCTGGTCATCACCCCGTTCCAGCGCGCCGCCAACCGCCTGAAGGAGTTGAGCCGGGGCGCGGGGCGCCACGGCAGTTGCGGCATGGGCATCGGTGAAACGCAGGCCGACGCCCTGGCTTTTGGCGAGCGTGTGCTGCGCGTGGGCGACCTGGCCCGGCCCGATGTCCTGCACGATAAACTGCAGTTTCTGCGCGCCGTCAACCTGGCGAAGGCGCCGTTCTTCAGCGACGAACGCCGCGCCGACGCACAAGTCGCCGCGGAATGGGACATGCTGACCGCGGCCGATTGGGCCGACTGGCTGCTGCCAACCTACGCCGATTTTGCGGCGACGGCGCAGATCGTGCCCGGCGGCCATCTCCACGCCATTCTGCGCCAGCCCGGCGCGGTCATCTTCGAAGGCGCGCAAGGCGTGCTGCTGGACGAATGGCGCGGCTTTCACCCGCACACCACCTGGAGCACCACCACGCTGGCAAACGCCGATCAACTGCTGGGCGAAGCCGCCTACGCCGGCCGCGTCACACGCCTGGGCATCACCCGCGCCTACGCCACGCGTCACGGCGCCGGGCCGTTGGTCAGCGGGGATGACAGCCTGACCCGCGCCCTGCCCGATGTCGCCAACGGATTTGGCGCCTGGCAGCGTGACTTTCGCAGCGGCTGGCTCGATCTGGTGATGCTGCGTTACGCGCGGGATGTGGTCGGCCCGCTCGACGCGCTGGCGGTCACCTGCCTCGATCGCCTGGCTGAGCTGCCGGCCATTCAGGTGTGCGATCATTACCGCAGCGGCGACGCCATCATCGAACGGCTGACCCCTGCGCCGGCCCCCTACGATCTCGATTATCAGGCCGCCTTGACGCAGACCCTGGCGCGCTGCCGACCCGTTCTGACGTCGGTGACAGACGGCGACGCCTTGCTGGCTTTGGCGAGCGCCGCGTTGGGCGTCCCCATCGGCCTGGTCTCATTCGGGCCTACCGCCGCAGACAAGCAAAGCGTGAGAAAGAGCGTGAGGGGGATGGGATAG
- a CDS encoding alkaline phosphatase family protein → MPANRQTAARRIIFLFLDGVGLGSDDPAVNPLARAHLPTLSNLLAGAPLTASSGRVTTSDASLTPLDATLGVPGRPQSATGQATLLTGRNVPQLVGEHYGPRPHAPVRTIVQAGTLLSQVRDAGKRFIFVNAYPPGYFEVVNRGKRVLSVMPLAAVSAGQALLTHEDLLAGRGFSADFTNEGWRTHLSFADAPLLTPEQAGRNLAALAQAFDFVLFEHWLTDVQGHRQEMDAAVANLEAFDGFLGGLIAASDLAQTLIVVTSDHGNVEDLGVRQHTMNAVPGLFIGADHAAVAAQMHDLTDLAPALRRALALTD, encoded by the coding sequence ATGCCAGCCAACAGACAGACCGCCGCCCGGCGGATCATTTTTCTCTTTCTCGATGGCGTCGGCCTGGGAAGCGACGACCCGGCCGTCAATCCGCTGGCACGCGCCCATCTACCCACGCTGTCCAATTTGCTCGCCGGCGCACCGCTGACCGCGTCCAGCGGGCGGGTCACCACGTCGGACGCTTCCCTGACCCCGCTCGACGCCACGCTCGGTGTGCCGGGCCGGCCGCAGAGCGCCACCGGCCAGGCTACGCTGTTGACCGGCCGCAATGTGCCCCAACTGGTCGGCGAACATTACGGCCCGCGGCCACATGCGCCCGTGCGCACCATCGTGCAGGCGGGCACCCTGCTGAGCCAGGTACGCGACGCTGGCAAACGCTTCATCTTCGTCAACGCCTATCCCCCCGGCTATTTCGAGGTGGTGAACCGGGGCAAACGCGTGCTGTCGGTCATGCCGCTGGCAGCCGTCTCGGCCGGGCAGGCGCTCTTGACGCATGAAGATTTGCTGGCCGGCCGCGGCTTCTCGGCCGATTTCACCAACGAGGGCTGGCGCACGCACCTCAGCTTCGCCGATGCTCCGCTGCTGACACCGGAACAGGCCGGACGCAACCTGGCCGCGCTGGCGCAAGCGTTCGATTTTGTTCTATTCGAGCATTGGCTGACCGATGTGCAGGGGCATAGGCAGGAGATGGACGCGGCCGTAGCCAACCTGGAGGCGTTCGATGGCTTTCTGGGTGGACTCATCGCAGCCAGTGACCTGGCGCAGACCCTGATCGTGGTCACCAGCGATCATGGCAATGTGGAAGACCTGGGCGTGCGGCAGCATACCATGAACGCCGTGCCCGGCCTATTCATCGGCGCCGACCACGCCGCCGTCGCCGCGCAGATGCATGACCTGACCGACCTGGCGCCCGCGCTGCGCCGCGCACTTGCGTTAACGGACTGA
- a CDS encoding HlyC/CorC family transporter, which yields MTNVAVLFFLILLNGVLALAEAALMSARKARLQSLADDGDKAAQIALELANEPMAFLSTVQIGITLVGILAGAFGEATLAGQLVTLLERAPLLAPYSQALSLVIVVIIVAYISLVLGELAPKRLALYNPERLASLVAPPMRVLSRWASPAVRFLSFSASLVLRLFGITDIKDAPVTEDELKVLIAQGTAAGVFDAAEQNIMRRTLRLGDRTAATLMTPRPDIVWLDLDDDPAEVWRKITTTTFTRFPVARGALDAIAGVVRARDLLTSAGRGDSLSLESVLQPPLLVPESTPALRVLEILKRARSQMALILDEYGGVSGLVTLEDILQAIVGDISDEAQPTEAVRRLDGSWLLDGALPVDEMQELLDLDDLPGAGDYLTVAGFIMRQLGHIPSAGDRFTWENCEFEVVDMDGRRVDKVLVSERGETIGVS from the coding sequence ATGACCAACGTCGCTGTCTTATTCTTTCTCATTCTACTCAACGGCGTCTTGGCCCTGGCCGAAGCCGCGCTGATGTCCGCGCGCAAGGCGCGGCTGCAGAGCCTGGCCGATGATGGCGACAAAGCGGCCCAAATCGCGCTTGAGTTAGCCAACGAACCGATGGCCTTTCTCTCCACCGTGCAGATTGGCATCACCCTGGTGGGCATCCTGGCCGGCGCTTTTGGCGAGGCAACCCTGGCCGGCCAGTTGGTGACTCTTCTGGAACGGGCGCCGCTCCTAGCGCCCTACAGCCAGGCGCTGAGCCTGGTGATTGTGGTCATCATCGTGGCTTACATTTCGCTGGTGTTGGGCGAACTGGCGCCCAAGCGTCTGGCGCTCTACAATCCAGAGCGCCTGGCCAGCCTGGTGGCGCCACCGATGCGCGTGCTGTCGCGATGGGCCTCTCCGGCCGTGCGTTTCTTGAGTTTCTCTGCTTCCCTGGTCCTGCGCCTGTTTGGCATAACTGACATCAAGGATGCGCCTGTCACCGAGGATGAACTCAAAGTGCTGATCGCACAAGGCACCGCGGCCGGCGTTTTTGACGCGGCCGAGCAGAACATCATGCGCCGCACCCTGCGCCTGGGCGACCGCACCGCAGCCACGCTGATGACCCCGCGGCCGGACATCGTCTGGCTGGACCTCGACGACGACCCGGCAGAGGTCTGGCGCAAGATCACTACGACTACCTTCACGCGTTTTCCCGTGGCCCGCGGCGCGCTCGATGCCATCGCCGGCGTGGTGCGCGCCCGTGACCTGCTGACCAGCGCGGGCCGCGGTGACAGTCTGTCGCTCGAATCGGTGCTGCAGCCGCCGCTGCTGGTGCCTGAAAGCACCCCCGCGCTGCGTGTCCTGGAAATCCTCAAGCGGGCGCGCAGCCAGATGGCGCTGATTCTGGATGAGTACGGCGGCGTGTCCGGCCTGGTGACCCTCGAAGATATCCTGCAGGCCATCGTGGGCGACATTTCGGACGAGGCCCAACCAACCGAGGCGGTGCGCCGGCTGGATGGCTCCTGGCTCCTCGACGGCGCGCTGCCGGTGGACGAGATGCAGGAACTGCTCGACCTGGATGATCTGCCCGGCGCCGGCGATTACCTGACCGTGGCCGGTTTCATCATGCGCCAGCTCGGTCATATCCCCAGCGCCGGCGACCGCTTTACCTGGGAAAACTGCGAGTTCGAAGTGGTTGATATGGATGGCCGGCGCGTGGACAAGGTGCTTGTGAGCGAGCGTGGCGAGACGATCGGCGTTTCGTAG
- a CDS encoding tail fiber protein, with protein sequence MESFIGQIELFPYNFAPEYWAPCAGQLLPISQNTALFSLLGTNFGGDGKTTFALPDLRNKAPIPNTGYYIALQGIFPPRP encoded by the coding sequence ATGGAATCGTTTATCGGTCAGATCGAATTATTCCCTTATAACTTCGCGCCCGAGTACTGGGCGCCCTGCGCGGGCCAATTGCTGCCCATCAGTCAAAATACAGCCTTGTTCTCGCTGTTAGGCACTAATTTTGGCGGCGACGGCAAGACGACCTTCGCGCTGCCTGACTTGCGCAACAAAGCGCCCATCCCGAACACAGGCTACTACATCGCTCTCCAGGGTATCTTCCCGCCGCGACCATGA
- a CDS encoding DnaJ domain-containing protein yields MNQALSELLQQLRAATRVQEVFGAAHLTSAQALKRRYRALAGQAHPDHHPNDAAAANEAFKRLQDWYEMAQRYAAAADPAAPLIAATSRLHRYRGDQPPLSGDLCDLYPALADGAPVLLKVARQPANHDLLRVEAATLARLARELDGQPVAAHFPTLIEHFLLRGGDGALRHVNVLRQEVGYVTLAAVQGAFPGGLSLADAAWMFNRILAALGVIHGLGLVHGALTPAHVLVRPADHNGLLLDWCYCVPMGQPIKAISPAYAADYAPEIEARQPATPATDLFMAARCLLHLLGGQNNPDDLPIGVPPAIRALLRACLIPSPQRRVSVAWELFDDFQDILQQTYGARTFRPFHMPSA; encoded by the coding sequence GTGAACCAGGCGTTGTCCGAGTTGTTGCAGCAGTTGCGCGCGGCTACCCGCGTTCAGGAGGTCTTTGGCGCCGCGCATCTGACCTCGGCGCAGGCGCTGAAACGACGCTACCGCGCCCTGGCCGGCCAGGCTCACCCCGATCATCACCCGAATGACGCGGCGGCCGCCAACGAGGCGTTCAAGCGGCTGCAGGACTGGTACGAGATGGCGCAGCGGTATGCGGCGGCCGCTGACCCCGCCGCGCCGCTCATCGCAGCGACCAGTCGCCTGCACCGCTATCGCGGGGACCAGCCGCCGCTGAGCGGCGACCTGTGCGATCTCTATCCGGCCCTGGCCGACGGCGCGCCGGTTCTGCTCAAAGTGGCGCGGCAGCCAGCCAACCACGATCTGCTGCGCGTGGAAGCGGCGACGCTGGCGCGCCTGGCGCGGGAGCTGGACGGTCAGCCTGTCGCTGCGCACTTCCCCACGTTGATCGAACATTTCCTGCTGCGCGGCGGCGACGGCGCCTTGCGCCATGTCAACGTCCTGCGCCAGGAGGTTGGTTACGTGACTCTCGCGGCCGTGCAGGGAGCCTTTCCCGGCGGGCTCTCCCTGGCCGATGCGGCCTGGATGTTCAACCGCATCCTGGCGGCCCTGGGTGTCATCCACGGGCTGGGGCTGGTTCACGGCGCGCTGACACCTGCGCACGTGTTGGTGCGGCCGGCCGATCACAACGGGCTGCTGCTCGATTGGTGCTATTGTGTGCCGATGGGCCAGCCGATCAAGGCAATCTCTCCGGCCTATGCCGCCGATTATGCGCCGGAGATCGAAGCACGTCAGCCGGCCACCCCCGCCACCGACCTGTTCATGGCCGCGCGCTGCCTGCTGCACCTGCTGGGCGGTCAAAACAATCCTGATGACCTGCCGATTGGTGTTCCGCCGGCCATTCGCGCCTTGCTGCGCGCCTGCCTCATCCCCTCGCCCCAGCGCCGGGTCAGCGTGGCCTGGGAGCTTTTCGACGATTTCCAGGACATCTTGCAGCAGACTTACGGGGCGCGCACGTTTCGACCGTTTCACATGCCGTCAGCGTAG
- a CDS encoding BrnT family toxin, producing MQIIDILWLPDIVEKLASKHGIESAEVEELFAGRPQFRRIQRGKIHGEDLYSTMGRTGSGRYVIVYFIRKSSGTALVISARDMDSGERKQYGRK from the coding sequence GTGCAAATCATTGACATCCTGTGGCTTCCGGATATCGTCGAAAAACTAGCGAGTAAGCATGGCATTGAATCGGCCGAGGTCGAAGAGTTATTTGCAGGCCGACCTCAATTTCGACGCATTCAGCGAGGTAAAATACACGGCGAAGATCTGTACTCAACAATGGGACGAACCGGGTCGGGTCGTTATGTGATCGTCTATTTCATTCGCAAGTCAAGCGGCACGGCCCTGGTCATCAGCGCCCGTGACATGGACTCGGGAGAACGAAAACAATATGGACGCAAATAA